One Deinococcus grandis DNA window includes the following coding sequences:
- a CDS encoding acyl-CoA thioesterase — MTLPVSRPPLGGLLPVPPRETRVTHVVFPGLTNHHGTLFGGEALSLMDSAAFIAATRHCRKKVVTRHLDAMEFRHPIPQGSLVELVARVVRTGRTSMTVQVDVFREDMYSETRELACAGTFALVALGEDGQPAPVPPLAAEA, encoded by the coding sequence ATGACCCTGCCCGTGTCCCGTCCCCCACTGGGCGGCCTTTTGCCCGTGCCGCCGCGTGAGACGCGCGTGACGCACGTCGTCTTTCCCGGCCTGACGAACCATCACGGCACGCTGTTCGGCGGTGAGGCACTGTCACTGATGGATTCGGCGGCGTTCATCGCGGCGACCCGGCACTGCCGGAAGAAGGTGGTGACGCGGCACCTGGACGCCATGGAGTTCCGTCATCCGATTCCGCAGGGGTCGCTGGTGGAACTCGTGGCGCGCGTGGTGCGGACCGGGCGGACGAGCATGACGGTGCAGGTGGACGTGTTCCGTGAGGACATGTACAGCGAGACGCGGGAACTGGCGTGCGCGGGGACGTTCGCGCTCGTGGCGCTGGGCGAGGACGGGCAGCCTGCGCCCGTGCCCCCACTGGCGGCAGAGGCGTGA
- a CDS encoding ribonucleotide reductase stimulatory protein has product MRLVFDSLTGNVRRFATALAREAGGLPVGSVRDAPPAPGEGFLLLTYTFGSGQVPDSTAAFLRAHGAGLRGVVASGSYHWGENFGRAGDRIAAQFGVPLVARLNKGGTAADRAAVLAWLAGQSKESSAAWVSPVVAERTNEWIPGLN; this is encoded by the coding sequence GTGAGACTGGTGTTCGATTCCCTGACGGGGAACGTGCGGCGGTTCGCGACGGCCCTGGCGCGCGAGGCGGGGGGCCTGCCGGTCGGGTCGGTGCGGGACGCGCCGCCCGCGCCGGGTGAGGGGTTCCTGCTGCTGACGTACACGTTCGGGTCCGGGCAGGTGCCGGACAGCACCGCCGCTTTCCTGCGCGCGCACGGCGCGGGCCTGCGGGGCGTGGTGGCGAGCGGCAGTTACCACTGGGGGGAGAACTTCGGGCGGGCGGGCGACCGGATCGCCGCGCAGTTCGGGGTGCCACTGGTCGCGCGGCTGAACAAGGGAGGGACAGCAGCGGACCGCGCGGCGGTACTGGCGTGGCTGGCCGGGCAGAGCAAGGAATCGAGTGCAGCGTGGGTGTCGCCCGTGGTGGCGGAAAGGACGAACGAATGGATCCCTGGATTGAACTGA
- the nrdE gene encoding class 1b ribonucleoside-diphosphate reductase subunit alpha — translation MDPWIELNNKVLAGGVVDTSHDQEALRVYFREKVNPNTVTFPSLEEKIATLTERGVWDPAVFARFRPSEVRAVFERAYSLNFRFRSFMGAFKFYSEYATMTPDRKQWLERYEDRLSVTALARSESLPEALELVEHLVNQTFTPATPTLMNSGKANTGRLVSCFLLQDCTDNLDSITKTLSFVAELSKGGGGIGVEVSNLRARGESLRGIQNVTKGVMGVAKMLDNMLRYADQAGQRPGAGAIYLSVMHPDFLDTLSAKKIASDEDARLKTLSMGATVPDIFLEKARAGQDIYQFYPHSLFQETGREFTSIDWTREYETLAANPRLRKKLVSPRRILEDIAVTQGESGYPYLLFEGNANRVNPIPNVGTIKMSNLCSEILQPTLPSTFHAYGQEEKDQVGLDVSCNLASLVIEQSLASGDLGRVVRSAVKLLDNVARSTSIHEVPAVKRANEEMRSIGLGAMGLHSFLAKNELVYGSPEALEFVNVYFAAVHYHARRTSMQIARDTGFVFQGFQGSRYQTGEHFAQYLHEDFLPTTPEVAALFDGHALPTRADWQALVQDIQTHGLAHSFVMAIAPTGSISYVSNASASIMPITERVETRTSNKARTIYPMPHLSELTEWFYEEAYDMDQKRVIDTVAAAQRHVDQGISCTLFVPSNASTRTLQRYYLYAYAKGLKTLYYTRLRKVSIDECLNCAI, via the coding sequence ATGGATCCCTGGATTGAACTGAACAACAAGGTGCTGGCGGGTGGCGTGGTGGACACGTCGCATGATCAGGAGGCGCTGCGGGTGTACTTCCGCGAGAAGGTCAACCCGAACACCGTGACCTTCCCCAGCCTGGAGGAGAAGATCGCCACGCTGACCGAGCGTGGCGTGTGGGACCCGGCGGTGTTCGCCCGGTTCCGTCCGTCGGAGGTCCGCGCGGTGTTCGAGCGGGCGTACAGCCTGAACTTCCGCTTCCGGTCGTTCATGGGGGCGTTCAAGTTCTACAGCGAGTACGCGACCATGACCCCGGACCGCAAGCAGTGGCTGGAGCGGTACGAGGACCGCCTGAGCGTCACGGCCCTGGCCCGCAGCGAGTCCCTGCCGGAAGCGCTGGAACTCGTGGAGCATCTGGTGAACCAGACGTTCACGCCCGCGACGCCCACCCTGATGAACTCCGGGAAGGCGAACACGGGGCGGCTGGTCAGCTGCTTCCTGCTGCAGGACTGCACGGACAACCTGGATTCGATCACGAAGACACTGTCGTTCGTGGCGGAACTCAGCAAGGGCGGCGGCGGGATCGGCGTGGAGGTCAGCAACCTGCGCGCACGCGGCGAGAGTCTGCGCGGCATCCAGAACGTCACGAAGGGCGTGATGGGCGTGGCGAAGATGCTGGACAACATGCTGCGCTACGCGGATCAGGCGGGGCAGCGGCCCGGCGCGGGCGCGATCTACCTGAGCGTCATGCATCCGGACTTCCTGGACACCCTGAGCGCGAAGAAGATCGCGTCCGACGAGGACGCGCGCCTGAAGACCCTGTCCATGGGCGCGACTGTGCCGGACATCTTCCTGGAGAAGGCCCGCGCCGGGCAGGACATCTACCAGTTCTACCCGCACTCGCTGTTCCAGGAGACCGGCCGGGAGTTCACGAGCATCGACTGGACGCGCGAGTACGAGACGCTGGCCGCGAACCCGCGCCTGCGCAAGAAACTCGTGTCGCCGCGCCGCATCCTGGAGGACATCGCCGTCACGCAGGGCGAGAGCGGCTACCCGTACCTGCTGTTCGAGGGCAACGCGAACCGCGTGAATCCCATCCCGAACGTCGGGACGATCAAGATGAGCAACCTGTGCAGCGAGATCCTGCAACCCACCCTGCCCAGCACCTTCCACGCGTACGGGCAGGAGGAGAAGGATCAGGTGGGCCTGGACGTCAGCTGCAACCTCGCGTCGCTGGTCATCGAGCAGAGCCTCGCGAGCGGCGACCTGGGGCGCGTGGTGCGCTCGGCGGTGAAACTGCTGGACAACGTGGCCCGCTCGACCAGCATCCACGAGGTGCCCGCCGTGAAACGCGCCAACGAGGAGATGCGCAGCATCGGCCTGGGCGCCATGGGTCTGCACTCGTTCCTGGCGAAGAACGAACTCGTGTACGGCAGCCCCGAGGCGCTGGAGTTCGTGAACGTGTACTTCGCCGCCGTGCACTACCACGCCCGCCGCACCAGCATGCAGATCGCGCGGGACACCGGCTTCGTATTCCAGGGCTTCCAGGGCAGCCGCTACCAGACGGGCGAGCACTTCGCGCAGTACCTGCACGAGGACTTCCTGCCGACCACGCCCGAGGTCGCCGCGCTGTTCGACGGTCACGCCCTCCCCACCCGCGCCGACTGGCAGGCGCTCGTGCAGGACATCCAGACGCACGGACTGGCGCACTCGTTCGTCATGGCCATCGCCCCCACGGGCAGCATCAGTTACGTCAGCAACGCCTCGGCCAGCATCATGCCCATCACCGAACGCGTCGAGACCCGCACGAGCAACAAGGCCCGCACCATCTACCCCATGCCGCACTTAAGCGAACTGACCGAATGGTTCTACGAGGAAGCGTACGACATGGACCAGAAGCGCGTCATCGACACCGTCGCCGCCGCGCAACGCCACGTGGATCAGGGCATCTCCTGCACGCTGTTCGTGCCCAGCAACGCCAGCACCCGCACCCTGCAACGCTACTACCTGTACGCCTACGCCAAAGGGCTGAAAACGCTGTACTACACGCGCCTGCGCAAGGTCAGCATCGACGAGTGCCTGAACTGCGCCATCTGA
- a CDS encoding ribonucleotide-diphosphate reductase subunit beta: MTRAPFTATNWSDPEDSFSVTFYEKYTSQLWFPDEIPLTNDAIHWKSLTEQERWTYMHASAGLNALDTLQGEVGMPALRGLVDGHIRKATLQFQGMMEDIHARSYSLMNKTFLTTTEERAVFAWVEAQPQLQFKIQFIEDVFRDPDVSDFGLWRKMVVSCMLETALFYSGFYYPLLLAGQGRMVSAGEIFNLIILDEAVHGVYVALLAQEKFAALTDDEQAQALAWYEASLDTLYRNELAYTEVLYGSVNLAHDVATFIRFNFNVLADNLGLERRFPDEDVNPVVLNGIRSRGTTHDFFSAKGSSYAKLRVEALTDDDFSELWPAQEVAHD; encoded by the coding sequence ATGACCCGAGCCCCCTTTACCGCCACGAACTGGAGCGACCCGGAAGACAGCTTCTCGGTCACGTTCTACGAGAAGTACACGTCCCAGCTGTGGTTCCCGGACGAGATTCCGCTGACGAACGACGCGATTCACTGGAAGAGCCTGACCGAGCAGGAACGCTGGACGTACATGCACGCCTCGGCGGGCCTGAACGCGCTGGATACCCTGCAGGGCGAGGTGGGCATGCCCGCCCTGCGCGGCCTGGTGGACGGGCACATCCGCAAGGCGACCCTGCAGTTCCAGGGGATGATGGAGGACATTCACGCGCGCAGCTACAGCCTGATGAACAAGACGTTCCTGACGACCACCGAGGAACGCGCCGTGTTCGCGTGGGTGGAGGCGCAGCCGCAGCTTCAGTTCAAGATTCAGTTCATCGAGGATGTGTTCCGCGACCCGGACGTCAGCGATTTCGGGCTGTGGCGGAAGATGGTCGTGTCGTGCATGCTGGAAACGGCGCTGTTCTACAGCGGCTTCTACTACCCGCTGCTGCTGGCCGGGCAGGGCCGCATGGTGTCCGCCGGGGAGATCTTCAACCTGATCATCCTCGACGAGGCCGTGCACGGCGTGTACGTGGCGCTGCTGGCTCAGGAGAAGTTCGCCGCACTGACCGATGACGAGCAGGCGCAGGCCCTCGCGTGGTACGAGGCGAGCCTCGACACCCTGTACCGCAACGAACTGGCGTACACCGAGGTGCTGTACGGCAGCGTGAACCTCGCCCATGACGTCGCCACGTTCATCCGCTTCAACTTCAACGTGCTGGCCGACAACCTCGGCCTGGAACGCCGCTTCCCCGACGAGGACGTGAACCCCGTCGTGCTGAACGGTATCCGCTCACGCGGCACCACCCACGACTTCTTCAGCGCGAAGGGCAGCAGCTACGCCAAACTCCGCGTCGAGGCGCTCACCGACGACGACTTCAGCGAACTCTGGCCCGCTCAGGAGGTCGCCCATGACTGA